A single genomic interval of Zingiber officinale cultivar Zhangliang chromosome 4A, Zo_v1.1, whole genome shotgun sequence harbors:
- the LOC121969747 gene encoding hexokinase-4, chloroplastic-like: MSRATAVAVGGSFSTTARRRRELAVPVRCSLSAAGLAAVAPILRDLKMKCDTPLPVLRHVADSMSADMRAGLATNGGSDLKMILSYVDSLPTGNELGLFYALDLGGTNFRVLRVQLGGKEERIIDTEFEQVSIPQELMYGTTEELFDFIVSGLARFVEKESTKFHLAEGSKREIGFTFSFPVKQTSIDSGILIKWTKGFAVSGTAGRDVVVCLNEALVRQGLDIRVSALVNDAVSTLAGAHYWDEDVKVAVILGTGTNACYVESIEAIPKLQGSAYGSGKTIINIEWGAFSTGLPLTEFDREMDNESINPGEQLFEKTISGMYLGEIVRRVLKKMAKASTLFGDSFPEKLSVPFSLSTPHLCTMQQDDSGDLDKVGLILSGTLGVKNSSLGARKIVQDICDTIVKRGSRLAGAGIVGILQKVEQDSIGQIFQKRTVVAMDGGLYEHYPQYRHYLKEAVAELLGVEVFKNVFIEHTKDGSGIGAALLAAANSKYFA; the protein is encoded by the exons ATGTCGCGCGCTACTGCCGTCGCCGTGGGAGGATCCTTCTCGACCACTGCCCGGCGTCGTAGGGAGCTGGCGGTACCTGTGAGGTGTTCGCTCTCCGCCGCTGGCCTGGCGGCGGTCGCGCCGATCCTGAGGGACCTAAAGATGAAGTGCGACACTCCGCTACCGGTTCTCCGGCACGTTGCCGACTCCATGTCTGCTGACATGAGAGCCGGCCTCGCCACAAATGGTGGAAGTGATCTCAAGATGATCCTTAGCTATGTTGATTCGCTTCCTACAGG GAATGAACTGGGGCTCTTTTACGCGCTAGATCTTGGAGGCACCAATTTCCGAGTGCTGAGGGTGCAGTTGGGAGGTAAAGAGGAGCGTATCATCGACACGGAgttcgagcaggtttccattcctCAGGAACTTATGTACGGCACTACAGAG GAATTGTTTGATTTTATTGTCTCTGGGTTAGCGAGGTTTGTTGAGAAAGAAAGCACGAAGTTTCATCTTGCTGAGGGAAGTAAGAGGGAGATCGGTTTCACGTTCTCTTTTCCAGTGAAACAGACATCTATTGATTCTGGCATTTTGATCAAGTGGACCAAGGGTTTTGCAGTTTCCGGGACG GCAGGAAGAGATGTTGTTGTATGCTTGAATGAAGCATTGGTGAGACAAGGATTAGATATAAGAGTTTCTGCTTTG GTTAATGATGCTGTCAGTACCTTAGCTGGGGCACACTATTGGGATGAAGATGTCAAGGTTGCGGTCATCTTGGGTACCGGTACCAATGCATGCTATGTCGAAAGTATAGAAGCCATACCAAAATTGCAGGGATCAGCATATGGATCTGGAAAAACA ATTATCAACATTGAATGGGGGGCTTTCTCAACTGGCCTTCCTTTGACTGAGTTTGATAGAGAGATGGACAATGAGAGCATTAACCCTGGAGAACAG TTATTTGAAAAAACAATATCAGGAATGTATTTGGGTGAAATTGTGAGAAGAGTGTTGAAAAAGATGGCCAAAGCTTCCACTTTGTTTGGTGATTCTTTCcctgagaagctttctgttcCATTTTCACTAAG CACTCCTCATCTTTGCACAATGCAGCAAGATGATTCTGGGGATCTCGACAAGGTTGGGCTTATTTTGAGTGGCACACTTGGC GTCAAAAACTCCTCTTTAGGAGCAAGGAAAATTGTCCAAGACATTTGTGATACCATAGTTAAACGAGGCAGTCGACTTGCCGGTGCAGGGATTGTAGGTATTCTGCAGAAGGTAGAGCAGGACTCCATAGGACAAATCTTCCAAAAAAGAACTGTCGTGGCAATGGATGGTGGCCTCTATGAACATTACCCTCAATATAGACACTATCTCAAAGAGGCTGTCGCCGAGCTACTTGGGGTGGAGGTCTTCAAAAATGTCTTCATAGAACACACAAAAGACGGTTCAGGCATTGGAGCTGCCCTGTTAGCAGCAGCAAATTCTAAGTATTTCGCTTGA